From Cucumis melo cultivar AY chromosome 1, USDA_Cmelo_AY_1.0, whole genome shotgun sequence, a single genomic window includes:
- the LOC103501273 gene encoding uncharacterized protein LOC103501273 isoform X2 — protein sequence MGKRRERRLAALSNVGRRVKLDLFAEPSDGSDGHEEVGGDIDTRQTIKLPKSASSSGHQTQNPLLLLEQYSDDDIDGDLNKNSDQDGQDDLLPERNDEVAAVATEGCENMDTNVGEDLIAEKTVQEESERGSVEISENMESKDEAKTNTNSLGCLSKESDLFQTSVPTTSNVQVSGDVISGWRIVMHEESHNYYYWNVETGETSWEVPDVVLTQAQPTQSTTDIKTSPTQFPENVTVFKQESGLTNGGKLGAFSAESTGYNNSVPVTASQGSEVDQSYAALSTCSNDVNITKAASEIYVDYTVTNEELKSSGLDLPSHLLTRSASLFEKLKSLQKSGGHEWTSKYILETQVRLSDFMSLMPYKTSLVPFWEHSARKLKQIEEDVNKEIYQSAAVSSQLDEAKTTDSPKIVRVETFQERSNVESEVERVANSGVSALEHSHLPTDSASLKLQEDQCHVTIIANGENVSPSKAIDQLGNSTVVTEHASEVATDEMASKSGVHSVEDVDMEVDMEVEDASSAGNLMMAGTSDSCATFLEQPLQPDPPVHPNLSSGYAYMLSEDGSIAPPPPPPDEEWIPPPPPDNEDVSPPPPDEPAEPLYPMAPSYTQLGQPLCYTEPYRVSYPDSSIKYYAHPAPEVVPTADFYGHPEACNVVLAQAPFYYEPVPNSHTDSASIVVNGVLPEGYGILQNATATLPIFSTTEPSQLHVDSSSASLHPSSSVQYGSSDAANMNNASAADEIDKRRGETTTASFRASTSGSPTNDVLPTNKAVTDSSSVANASAVSKVQPKALRSKKRTVTVAPSLRSNKKVSSLLDKWKAAKEELEDEEEPENAYEILERKREREIKEWHAQQIASGDAKENANFQPLGSDWRERVKRRRAQSSSEVTQSPVEAPTDGNQQPDLAEISKDLPSGWQAYWDESSKQVYYGNVNTSETSWMKPSK from the exons ATGGGAAAGAGACGAGAGCGTCGCCTTGCAGCTCTCAGCAACGTCGGTCGACGTGTCAAACTCGATCTTTTCGCCGAGCCCTCTG ATGGCTCTGATGGACATGAAGAAGTTGGAGGGGATATTGATACAAGACAGACAATCAAGTTACCTAAATCAGCATCCTCTTCAG GTCACCAAACCCAAAATCCCTTGCTGTTACTTGAGCAATATAGTGATGATGACATCGATGGCGACTTGAATAAAAATTCAGATCAGGATGGACAAGATGATTTGTTACCTGAGCGCAATGATGAG GTTGCTGCAGTTGCTACTGAGGGATGTGAGAATATGGATACAAATGTTGGTGAAGATCTCATTGCTGAAAAGACTGTTCAGGAAGAATCAGAACGAGGTTCTGTTGAAATTTCTGAGAACATGGAGAGTAAAGATGAAGCAAAAACTAACActaacagcttaggatgtttaAGCAAGGAAAGTGATCTGTTTCAAACATCTGTACCAACCACATCTAATGTACAAGTCTCAGGGGATGTTATTTCAGGGTGGAGGATTGTTATGCATGAGGAGAGCCATAATTATTATTACTGGAATGTTGAAACTGGGGAAACTTCATGGGAAGTACCCGATGTTGTTTTGACTCAGGCTCAACCTACTCAATCGACCACTGATATTAAAACATCTCCTACTCAATTTCCCGAGAATGTTACAGTATTTAAACAGGAATCTGGTTTAACTAATGGTGGGAAGTTAGGTGCTTTTTCAGCAGAAAGCACAG GTTACAATAATAGTGTTCCAGTAACTGCAAGTCAGGGTTCTGAGGTTGACCAAAGCTATGCTGCCTTAAGTACCTGTTCAAATGATGTGAATATAACAAAAGCTGCTTCTGAGATCTATGTTGATTACACAGTGACTAATGAAGAACTAAAATCATCAGGGTTGGATCTTCCTTCCCATCTTCTGACCCGTAGTGCGAGCTTGTTTGAGAAATTGAAATCATTACAAAA GTCTGGAGGTCATGAATGGACATCTAAGTACATATTGGAAACTCAGGTTAGACTTTCAGATTTTATGTCACTGATGCCCTATAAGACATCGTTGGTTCCATTTTGGGAACACTCAGCAAGGAAGCTTAAACAGATTGAAGAAGACGTTAATAAAGAAATTTATCAGTCTGCTGCTGTATCATCCCAATTGGATGAAGCCAAGACTACTGATAGTCCAAAGATTGTAAGAGTGGAGACATTTCAGGAAAGGTCAAATGTTGAGTCTGAAGTAGAGAGAGTGGCAAACAGTGGTGTCTCTGCTTTGGAGCATTCTCATTTGCCTACTGATTCTGCTTCTTTGAAACTCCAAGAGGACCAATGCCATGTAACTATCATTGCAAATGGAGAAAATGTTTCACCATCTAAAGCCATTGACCAGTTAGGAAACTCTACAGTTGTGACTGAGCATGCAAGTGAAGTTGCAACCGATGAAATGGCTTCCAAGAGTGGTGTACATTCTGTGGAAGATGTCGACATGGAGGTGGATATGGAAGTTGAAGATGCTAGTTCTGCAGGTAACTTGATGATGGCTGGTACGTCAGACTCGTGTGCAACTTTCTTGGAGCAACCGCTTCAGCCAGATCCACCAGTCCATCCAAATCTTTCCTCTGGATATGCATACATGTTATCAGAGGATGGCTCTATAGCACCACCGCCACCACCACCGGATGAGGAATGGATTCCCCCACCACCACCTGATAATGAAGATGTTTCTCCACCCCCACCTGATGAGCCAGCTGAGCCATTATATCCTATGGCTCCATCTTATACCCAACTTGGGCAGCCTCTTTGTTACACCGAACCGTATCGAGTGTCCTACCCTGATTCTAGTATTAAGTATTATGCACATCCTGCCCCTGAAGTTGTCCCTACTGCAGACTTCTATGGACATCCGGAAGCATGTAACGTTGTTTTGGCTCAAGCACCATTTTACTATGAGCCAGTTCCGAATTCGCATACTGATTCTGCTTCCATAGTTGTAAATGGTGTTTTGCCTGAAGGTTATGGTATTCTTCAAAATGCAACAGCCACTCTTCCCATCTTTAGTACAACAGAGCCTTCGCAGTTGCATGTTGATTCCTCATCTGCAAGTTTGCATCCTTCTTCCTCTGTTCAATATGGATCTTCTGATGCAGCAAATATGAATAATGCTTCCGCTGCGGATGAAATTGACAAGAGACGTGGAGAGACCACAACAGCCTCTTTCCGAGCATCAACTTCAGGTTCCCCAACTAATGATGTTCTGCCAACAAATAAAGCTGTTACTGATTCTTCCTCTGTTGCTAATGCATCCGCAGTTTCCAAGGTTCAACCAAAAG CCCTGCGCAGCAAAAAGCGGACAGTTACAGTCGCTCCCTCCTTGAGATCAAATAAGAAAGTTTCAAGTTTGTTGGACAAG TGGAAAGCAGCAAAAGAAGAACTCGAAGATGAGGAAGAACCAGAAAATGCTTATGAGATTCTAGAGAGGAAACGAGAAAGGGAAATAAAA GAATGGCATGCACAGCAGATTGCCAGTGGCGatgcaaaagaaaatgccaaCTTTCAGCCTCTTGGGAGCGATTG GCGCGAGCGGGTAAAGCGAAGGAGAGCTCAATCATCAAGTGAAGTTACTCAATCCCCTGTTGAAGCACCCACAGATGGAAACCAGCAGCCTGACTTGGCAGAAATCTCAAAAGATCTCCCCTCAGGATGGCAG GCATATTGGGATGAGTCGTCGAAACAGGTGTATTATGGTAATGTTAACACCTCAGAAACGTCGTGGATGAAACCAAGCAAGTGA
- the LOC103501273 gene encoding uncharacterized protein LOC103501273 isoform X1, which yields MGKRRERRLAALSNVGRRVKLDLFAEPSGDLDGSDGHEEVGGDIDTRQTIKLPKSASSSGHQTQNPLLLLEQYSDDDIDGDLNKNSDQDGQDDLLPERNDEVAAVATEGCENMDTNVGEDLIAEKTVQEESERGSVEISENMESKDEAKTNTNSLGCLSKESDLFQTSVPTTSNVQVSGDVISGWRIVMHEESHNYYYWNVETGETSWEVPDVVLTQAQPTQSTTDIKTSPTQFPENVTVFKQESGLTNGGKLGAFSAESTGYNNSVPVTASQGSEVDQSYAALSTCSNDVNITKAASEIYVDYTVTNEELKSSGLDLPSHLLTRSASLFEKLKSLQKSGGHEWTSKYILETQVRLSDFMSLMPYKTSLVPFWEHSARKLKQIEEDVNKEIYQSAAVSSQLDEAKTTDSPKIVRVETFQERSNVESEVERVANSGVSALEHSHLPTDSASLKLQEDQCHVTIIANGENVSPSKAIDQLGNSTVVTEHASEVATDEMASKSGVHSVEDVDMEVDMEVEDASSAGNLMMAGTSDSCATFLEQPLQPDPPVHPNLSSGYAYMLSEDGSIAPPPPPPDEEWIPPPPPDNEDVSPPPPDEPAEPLYPMAPSYTQLGQPLCYTEPYRVSYPDSSIKYYAHPAPEVVPTADFYGHPEACNVVLAQAPFYYEPVPNSHTDSASIVVNGVLPEGYGILQNATATLPIFSTTEPSQLHVDSSSASLHPSSSVQYGSSDAANMNNASAADEIDKRRGETTTASFRASTSGSPTNDVLPTNKAVTDSSSVANASAVSKVQPKALRSKKRTVTVAPSLRSNKKVSSLLDKWKAAKEELEDEEEPENAYEILERKREREIKEWHAQQIASGDAKENANFQPLGSDWRERVKRRRAQSSSEVTQSPVEAPTDGNQQPDLAEISKDLPSGWQAYWDESSKQVYYGNVNTSETSWMKPSK from the exons ATGGGAAAGAGACGAGAGCGTCGCCTTGCAGCTCTCAGCAACGTCGGTCGACGTGTCAAACTCGATCTTTTCGCCGAGCCCTCTG GAGATTTAGATGGCTCTGATGGACATGAAGAAGTTGGAGGGGATATTGATACAAGACAGACAATCAAGTTACCTAAATCAGCATCCTCTTCAG GTCACCAAACCCAAAATCCCTTGCTGTTACTTGAGCAATATAGTGATGATGACATCGATGGCGACTTGAATAAAAATTCAGATCAGGATGGACAAGATGATTTGTTACCTGAGCGCAATGATGAG GTTGCTGCAGTTGCTACTGAGGGATGTGAGAATATGGATACAAATGTTGGTGAAGATCTCATTGCTGAAAAGACTGTTCAGGAAGAATCAGAACGAGGTTCTGTTGAAATTTCTGAGAACATGGAGAGTAAAGATGAAGCAAAAACTAACActaacagcttaggatgtttaAGCAAGGAAAGTGATCTGTTTCAAACATCTGTACCAACCACATCTAATGTACAAGTCTCAGGGGATGTTATTTCAGGGTGGAGGATTGTTATGCATGAGGAGAGCCATAATTATTATTACTGGAATGTTGAAACTGGGGAAACTTCATGGGAAGTACCCGATGTTGTTTTGACTCAGGCTCAACCTACTCAATCGACCACTGATATTAAAACATCTCCTACTCAATTTCCCGAGAATGTTACAGTATTTAAACAGGAATCTGGTTTAACTAATGGTGGGAAGTTAGGTGCTTTTTCAGCAGAAAGCACAG GTTACAATAATAGTGTTCCAGTAACTGCAAGTCAGGGTTCTGAGGTTGACCAAAGCTATGCTGCCTTAAGTACCTGTTCAAATGATGTGAATATAACAAAAGCTGCTTCTGAGATCTATGTTGATTACACAGTGACTAATGAAGAACTAAAATCATCAGGGTTGGATCTTCCTTCCCATCTTCTGACCCGTAGTGCGAGCTTGTTTGAGAAATTGAAATCATTACAAAA GTCTGGAGGTCATGAATGGACATCTAAGTACATATTGGAAACTCAGGTTAGACTTTCAGATTTTATGTCACTGATGCCCTATAAGACATCGTTGGTTCCATTTTGGGAACACTCAGCAAGGAAGCTTAAACAGATTGAAGAAGACGTTAATAAAGAAATTTATCAGTCTGCTGCTGTATCATCCCAATTGGATGAAGCCAAGACTACTGATAGTCCAAAGATTGTAAGAGTGGAGACATTTCAGGAAAGGTCAAATGTTGAGTCTGAAGTAGAGAGAGTGGCAAACAGTGGTGTCTCTGCTTTGGAGCATTCTCATTTGCCTACTGATTCTGCTTCTTTGAAACTCCAAGAGGACCAATGCCATGTAACTATCATTGCAAATGGAGAAAATGTTTCACCATCTAAAGCCATTGACCAGTTAGGAAACTCTACAGTTGTGACTGAGCATGCAAGTGAAGTTGCAACCGATGAAATGGCTTCCAAGAGTGGTGTACATTCTGTGGAAGATGTCGACATGGAGGTGGATATGGAAGTTGAAGATGCTAGTTCTGCAGGTAACTTGATGATGGCTGGTACGTCAGACTCGTGTGCAACTTTCTTGGAGCAACCGCTTCAGCCAGATCCACCAGTCCATCCAAATCTTTCCTCTGGATATGCATACATGTTATCAGAGGATGGCTCTATAGCACCACCGCCACCACCACCGGATGAGGAATGGATTCCCCCACCACCACCTGATAATGAAGATGTTTCTCCACCCCCACCTGATGAGCCAGCTGAGCCATTATATCCTATGGCTCCATCTTATACCCAACTTGGGCAGCCTCTTTGTTACACCGAACCGTATCGAGTGTCCTACCCTGATTCTAGTATTAAGTATTATGCACATCCTGCCCCTGAAGTTGTCCCTACTGCAGACTTCTATGGACATCCGGAAGCATGTAACGTTGTTTTGGCTCAAGCACCATTTTACTATGAGCCAGTTCCGAATTCGCATACTGATTCTGCTTCCATAGTTGTAAATGGTGTTTTGCCTGAAGGTTATGGTATTCTTCAAAATGCAACAGCCACTCTTCCCATCTTTAGTACAACAGAGCCTTCGCAGTTGCATGTTGATTCCTCATCTGCAAGTTTGCATCCTTCTTCCTCTGTTCAATATGGATCTTCTGATGCAGCAAATATGAATAATGCTTCCGCTGCGGATGAAATTGACAAGAGACGTGGAGAGACCACAACAGCCTCTTTCCGAGCATCAACTTCAGGTTCCCCAACTAATGATGTTCTGCCAACAAATAAAGCTGTTACTGATTCTTCCTCTGTTGCTAATGCATCCGCAGTTTCCAAGGTTCAACCAAAAG CCCTGCGCAGCAAAAAGCGGACAGTTACAGTCGCTCCCTCCTTGAGATCAAATAAGAAAGTTTCAAGTTTGTTGGACAAG TGGAAAGCAGCAAAAGAAGAACTCGAAGATGAGGAAGAACCAGAAAATGCTTATGAGATTCTAGAGAGGAAACGAGAAAGGGAAATAAAA GAATGGCATGCACAGCAGATTGCCAGTGGCGatgcaaaagaaaatgccaaCTTTCAGCCTCTTGGGAGCGATTG GCGCGAGCGGGTAAAGCGAAGGAGAGCTCAATCATCAAGTGAAGTTACTCAATCCCCTGTTGAAGCACCCACAGATGGAAACCAGCAGCCTGACTTGGCAGAAATCTCAAAAGATCTCCCCTCAGGATGGCAG GCATATTGGGATGAGTCGTCGAAACAGGTGTATTATGGTAATGTTAACACCTCAGAAACGTCGTGGATGAAACCAAGCAAGTGA
- the LOC103501273 gene encoding uncharacterized protein LOC103501273 isoform X4: MTLNHYALFDIIEAFWRFRQGKYFIGHQTQNPLLLLEQYSDDDIDGDLNKNSDQDGQDDLLPERNDEVAAVATEGCENMDTNVGEDLIAEKTVQEESERGSVEISENMESKDEAKTNTNSLGCLSKESDLFQTSVPTTSNVQVSGDVISGWRIVMHEESHNYYYWNVETGETSWEVPDVVLTQAQPTQSTTDIKTSPTQFPENVTVFKQESGLTNGGKLGAFSAESTGYNNSVPVTASQGSEVDQSYAALSTCSNDVNITKAASEIYVDYTVTNEELKSSGLDLPSHLLTRSASLFEKLKSLQKSGGHEWTSKYILETQVRLSDFMSLMPYKTSLVPFWEHSARKLKQIEEDVNKEIYQSAAVSSQLDEAKTTDSPKIVRVETFQERSNVESEVERVANSGVSALEHSHLPTDSASLKLQEDQCHVTIIANGENVSPSKAIDQLGNSTVVTEHASEVATDEMASKSGVHSVEDVDMEVDMEVEDASSAGNLMMAGTSDSCATFLEQPLQPDPPVHPNLSSGYAYMLSEDGSIAPPPPPPDEEWIPPPPPDNEDVSPPPPDEPAEPLYPMAPSYTQLGQPLCYTEPYRVSYPDSSIKYYAHPAPEVVPTADFYGHPEACNVVLAQAPFYYEPVPNSHTDSASIVVNGVLPEGYGILQNATATLPIFSTTEPSQLHVDSSSASLHPSSSVQYGSSDAANMNNASAADEIDKRRGETTTASFRASTSGSPTNDVLPTNKAVTDSSSVANASAVSKVQPKALRSKKRTVTVAPSLRSNKKVSSLLDKWKAAKEELEDEEEPENAYEILERKREREIKEWHAQQIASGDAKENANFQPLGSDWRERVKRRRAQSSSEVTQSPVEAPTDGNQQPDLAEISKDLPSGWQAYWDESSKQVYYGNVNTSETSWMKPSK; this comes from the exons ATGACTCTCAATCATTATGCCCTTTTTGATATCATCGAGGCATTTTGGAGATTTCGACAGGGAAAATATTTCATCG GTCACCAAACCCAAAATCCCTTGCTGTTACTTGAGCAATATAGTGATGATGACATCGATGGCGACTTGAATAAAAATTCAGATCAGGATGGACAAGATGATTTGTTACCTGAGCGCAATGATGAG GTTGCTGCAGTTGCTACTGAGGGATGTGAGAATATGGATACAAATGTTGGTGAAGATCTCATTGCTGAAAAGACTGTTCAGGAAGAATCAGAACGAGGTTCTGTTGAAATTTCTGAGAACATGGAGAGTAAAGATGAAGCAAAAACTAACActaacagcttaggatgtttaAGCAAGGAAAGTGATCTGTTTCAAACATCTGTACCAACCACATCTAATGTACAAGTCTCAGGGGATGTTATTTCAGGGTGGAGGATTGTTATGCATGAGGAGAGCCATAATTATTATTACTGGAATGTTGAAACTGGGGAAACTTCATGGGAAGTACCCGATGTTGTTTTGACTCAGGCTCAACCTACTCAATCGACCACTGATATTAAAACATCTCCTACTCAATTTCCCGAGAATGTTACAGTATTTAAACAGGAATCTGGTTTAACTAATGGTGGGAAGTTAGGTGCTTTTTCAGCAGAAAGCACAG GTTACAATAATAGTGTTCCAGTAACTGCAAGTCAGGGTTCTGAGGTTGACCAAAGCTATGCTGCCTTAAGTACCTGTTCAAATGATGTGAATATAACAAAAGCTGCTTCTGAGATCTATGTTGATTACACAGTGACTAATGAAGAACTAAAATCATCAGGGTTGGATCTTCCTTCCCATCTTCTGACCCGTAGTGCGAGCTTGTTTGAGAAATTGAAATCATTACAAAA GTCTGGAGGTCATGAATGGACATCTAAGTACATATTGGAAACTCAGGTTAGACTTTCAGATTTTATGTCACTGATGCCCTATAAGACATCGTTGGTTCCATTTTGGGAACACTCAGCAAGGAAGCTTAAACAGATTGAAGAAGACGTTAATAAAGAAATTTATCAGTCTGCTGCTGTATCATCCCAATTGGATGAAGCCAAGACTACTGATAGTCCAAAGATTGTAAGAGTGGAGACATTTCAGGAAAGGTCAAATGTTGAGTCTGAAGTAGAGAGAGTGGCAAACAGTGGTGTCTCTGCTTTGGAGCATTCTCATTTGCCTACTGATTCTGCTTCTTTGAAACTCCAAGAGGACCAATGCCATGTAACTATCATTGCAAATGGAGAAAATGTTTCACCATCTAAAGCCATTGACCAGTTAGGAAACTCTACAGTTGTGACTGAGCATGCAAGTGAAGTTGCAACCGATGAAATGGCTTCCAAGAGTGGTGTACATTCTGTGGAAGATGTCGACATGGAGGTGGATATGGAAGTTGAAGATGCTAGTTCTGCAGGTAACTTGATGATGGCTGGTACGTCAGACTCGTGTGCAACTTTCTTGGAGCAACCGCTTCAGCCAGATCCACCAGTCCATCCAAATCTTTCCTCTGGATATGCATACATGTTATCAGAGGATGGCTCTATAGCACCACCGCCACCACCACCGGATGAGGAATGGATTCCCCCACCACCACCTGATAATGAAGATGTTTCTCCACCCCCACCTGATGAGCCAGCTGAGCCATTATATCCTATGGCTCCATCTTATACCCAACTTGGGCAGCCTCTTTGTTACACCGAACCGTATCGAGTGTCCTACCCTGATTCTAGTATTAAGTATTATGCACATCCTGCCCCTGAAGTTGTCCCTACTGCAGACTTCTATGGACATCCGGAAGCATGTAACGTTGTTTTGGCTCAAGCACCATTTTACTATGAGCCAGTTCCGAATTCGCATACTGATTCTGCTTCCATAGTTGTAAATGGTGTTTTGCCTGAAGGTTATGGTATTCTTCAAAATGCAACAGCCACTCTTCCCATCTTTAGTACAACAGAGCCTTCGCAGTTGCATGTTGATTCCTCATCTGCAAGTTTGCATCCTTCTTCCTCTGTTCAATATGGATCTTCTGATGCAGCAAATATGAATAATGCTTCCGCTGCGGATGAAATTGACAAGAGACGTGGAGAGACCACAACAGCCTCTTTCCGAGCATCAACTTCAGGTTCCCCAACTAATGATGTTCTGCCAACAAATAAAGCTGTTACTGATTCTTCCTCTGTTGCTAATGCATCCGCAGTTTCCAAGGTTCAACCAAAAG CCCTGCGCAGCAAAAAGCGGACAGTTACAGTCGCTCCCTCCTTGAGATCAAATAAGAAAGTTTCAAGTTTGTTGGACAAG TGGAAAGCAGCAAAAGAAGAACTCGAAGATGAGGAAGAACCAGAAAATGCTTATGAGATTCTAGAGAGGAAACGAGAAAGGGAAATAAAA GAATGGCATGCACAGCAGATTGCCAGTGGCGatgcaaaagaaaatgccaaCTTTCAGCCTCTTGGGAGCGATTG GCGCGAGCGGGTAAAGCGAAGGAGAGCTCAATCATCAAGTGAAGTTACTCAATCCCCTGTTGAAGCACCCACAGATGGAAACCAGCAGCCTGACTTGGCAGAAATCTCAAAAGATCTCCCCTCAGGATGGCAG GCATATTGGGATGAGTCGTCGAAACAGGTGTATTATGGTAATGTTAACACCTCAGAAACGTCGTGGATGAAACCAAGCAAGTGA